From Peptoanaerobacter stomatis, one genomic window encodes:
- a CDS encoding RnfABCDGE type electron transport complex subunit G, whose protein sequence is MKNEVIKFGLILFIITAVSTGIVSTIYGITQPIIETQKIEKDNKARQEILSVAKSFEKIEKEFGEDIVEVYKGVDADNKTVGYTIKNISKGYGGDIEITTGITADGKISGVSLGSMSETPGLGAKSKDPAFIDQYNDKDAKQLKVIKNAVPKDDEIVAIAGATITSNAVTKGVNQSIELFENELNK, encoded by the coding sequence ATGAAAAACGAAGTAATTAAATTCGGATTGATATTATTTATAATAACAGCGGTATCTACCGGAATAGTATCAACAATATACGGAATAACACAACCTATAATTGAAACACAAAAAATAGAAAAAGACAATAAAGCAAGACAAGAGATACTATCTGTTGCAAAATCTTTTGAAAAAATAGAAAAAGAATTTGGAGAAGATATAGTAGAAGTATATAAAGGAGTAGATGCTGATAACAAGACAGTCGGCTATACAATAAAAAATATATCAAAAGGATACGGCGGAGATATAGAAATAACTACAGGTATAACAGCAGACGGTAAGATAAGCGGAGTAAGCCTTGGAAGTATGTCAGAAACTCCGGGACTTGGAGCAAAATCAAAAGATCCTGCATTCATAGATCAATACAACGATAAAGATGCAAAACAGCTGAAAGTAATTAAAAATGCAGTGCCTAAAGATGATGAAATAGTTGCGATTGCAGGTGCAACAATAACATCAAATGCAGTCACAAAAGGTGTAAATCAATCTATAGAACTCTTTGAAAATGAGTTAAATAAATAG
- a CDS encoding VanW family protein, producing the protein MKERKKVKKRSVFPKIAIVFAVVLMIFSGVVVYANTLMNTGNIYNNVFINGVNVSNLSVNEAKSLLENNFKFGTLTLTNEDKQWVQGLSDVGFSYDIDTAVEKAYEIGRKGNFLTNAIKVITLNSGVEEFIELETKEDYTKLDEFYNKVASEVNTNPINATVSADGGSVSIIPSQNGYVVDIEKLKADVENAVKSSEEKTVKVAIPVAVKKPSVKTEELSSINGIIASYTSKYSTRESERSFNVALAAQKLNGQLLMPGEEVSFLGVLGDVSTSNGFRAAKIIVNNEYQDGVGGGVCQVSSTLYNALLLGGMDITQRTNHSFPIGYVPIGRDATVATSGPDLKYKNSYPFPVYIKTYADSGVMVAQIYGDTTRSKHVDIYSEVTSTVEPTLVYKNDPNLPKGKEEIEDPGHTGYTSVTYRVVDGQKTVISKDRYTMTPKIIRTGTGPEEVKPAEDATQATTINNVNTQQNSNEAQEEPSIF; encoded by the coding sequence GTGAAAGAAAGAAAAAAAGTAAAGAAAAGATCCGTTTTTCCTAAAATAGCCATAGTATTTGCTGTTGTTCTGATGATTTTTTCAGGAGTTGTAGTATATGCAAATACACTGATGAATACAGGGAACATATACAATAATGTATTTATAAACGGAGTGAACGTGTCTAATCTTTCCGTTAATGAAGCCAAGTCTTTATTAGAAAATAATTTTAAATTTGGAACTCTTACACTTACAAATGAAGACAAACAGTGGGTGCAGGGATTGTCAGATGTAGGTTTTTCATATGATATAGATACGGCTGTGGAAAAAGCCTATGAAATAGGAAGAAAAGGCAATTTTTTGACAAATGCAATAAAAGTTATTACACTGAATTCAGGTGTGGAAGAATTTATTGAGCTTGAAACAAAAGAAGACTATACAAAGCTTGATGAATTTTATAATAAAGTTGCAAGTGAAGTCAACACAAATCCTATAAATGCAACTGTAAGTGCAGACGGAGGAAGTGTAAGCATAATCCCTTCACAAAATGGATATGTGGTGGATATAGAAAAATTAAAAGCTGATGTTGAAAATGCGGTAAAATCAAGTGAAGAAAAGACAGTAAAAGTGGCTATACCTGTAGCTGTAAAAAAGCCTTCAGTAAAAACAGAAGAATTATCATCAATAAACGGAATTATAGCTTCATATACTTCAAAATATTCTACAAGAGAGTCAGAGCGTTCATTTAACGTGGCGCTTGCCGCACAAAAGTTAAACGGACAGTTGCTTATGCCGGGAGAAGAAGTAAGCTTTCTTGGAGTTCTTGGAGATGTATCTACATCAAACGGATTTAGAGCAGCAAAAATTATAGTAAATAATGAATATCAGGACGGAGTCGGAGGCGGAGTATGCCAAGTGAGTTCCACTTTATATAATGCGCTTTTATTAGGCGGGATGGATATAACACAAAGGACAAACCACTCATTTCCGATAGGATATGTTCCGATAGGTAGAGATGCAACAGTTGCAACTTCAGGTCCGGACTTAAAATATAAAAACTCATATCCTTTCCCTGTATATATAAAAACATATGCAGACAGCGGAGTTATGGTTGCACAAATTTATGGTGATACTACAAGAAGTAAACATGTTGACATATATTCTGAAGTTACAAGCACAGTAGAGCCGACATTGGTATATAAAAATGACCCTAATTTACCAAAAGGAAAAGAAGAAATAGAAGATCCGGGACATACAGGATACACTTCGGTGACTTATAGAGTGGTTGACGGACAAAAAACAGTTATATCAAAAGACAGATATACTATGACACCGAAAATAATAAGAACAGGTACAGGACCTGAAGAGGTTAAACCTGCTGAAGATGCTACACAAGCAACAACAATAAATAATGTGAACACGCAACAAAATTCAAACGAAGCTCAAGAAGAACCGTCAATATTTTAA
- the yfmH gene encoding EF-P 5-aminopentanol modification-associated protein YfmH, with protein MFYENKILNEKIYAEKLPNNLQVFIMKKEGFSKKYAVFATDYGSNDLEFISPHTKKQIRVNEGIAHFLEHKMFEMPDNSNAFDEFSKYGADANAYTNFNMTAYLFSATQGFKESLKHLIHYVQTPHFTDENIEKEKGIIAQEIKMYDDNPDWQLFFNCLKAMYKTHPNSIDIAGTVESIYKITPQELYDCYNSFYSPSNMALFVVGDVDIQETMKIIKDTVKDTNMFEGEITRIQVQETDETAKKEIQKELEVSIPMFCIGYKEKNDTINEDYPRIKKDIEMDIINQLIFKKGSKLHDKLYNSSLIFSQLSANYTSAKDYGYITIEGESKDIENTKNLIIEEIENFKKYGAEKEQFERVKKQKLGSFIKTFDSVESLANIYLSLYFKDENLLEYYDYLNELKIEDINSRLIKMFDKNQMVISIINPKTA; from the coding sequence ATGTTTTACGAAAATAAAATTTTAAACGAAAAAATATATGCTGAAAAACTTCCAAACAATCTGCAAGTATTCATAATGAAAAAGGAAGGTTTTAGCAAAAAATACGCCGTATTTGCAACTGATTACGGCTCAAATGACCTTGAATTTATAAGTCCTCACACAAAAAAACAAATCAGAGTAAACGAAGGAATTGCACACTTTTTAGAGCATAAAATGTTTGAAATGCCGGATAACAGCAACGCATTTGACGAGTTTTCAAAATACGGTGCAGATGCCAATGCATACACCAACTTCAATATGACAGCCTACTTATTTTCGGCAACTCAAGGTTTTAAAGAATCTTTAAAGCACCTCATACACTACGTACAAACTCCTCATTTTACAGATGAAAACATAGAAAAAGAAAAAGGTATAATAGCGCAAGAAATCAAAATGTATGACGACAATCCCGACTGGCAATTATTTTTTAATTGTCTCAAAGCTATGTACAAAACTCACCCTAACTCAATAGACATAGCAGGTACTGTTGAAAGCATCTACAAGATAACTCCACAAGAATTGTATGATTGCTATAATTCATTTTATTCTCCGTCCAATATGGCTTTATTTGTCGTAGGTGATGTAGATATTCAAGAAACTATGAAAATCATCAAAGATACCGTAAAAGATACAAATATGTTTGAGGGTGAAATCACAAGAATACAAGTACAAGAAACAGATGAAACAGCTAAAAAAGAGATACAAAAAGAATTGGAAGTATCAATACCTATGTTTTGCATAGGATACAAAGAAAAAAATGACACTATAAACGAAGATTATCCTCGCATAAAAAAAGATATAGAAATGGACATAATAAATCAGCTCATATTTAAAAAAGGCTCCAAATTGCACGATAAATTATATAACAGCTCACTTATATTCTCACAATTATCTGCCAATTACACATCAGCCAAAGACTACGGTTATATAACAATAGAAGGCGAAAGCAAAGATATAGAAAATACAAAAAATTTAATAATTGAAGAGATAGAAAATTTTAAAAAATATGGAGCGGAAAAAGAACAATTCGAAAGAGTAAAAAAACAAAAATTAGGCTCTTTTATAAAAACTTTCGACTCAGTGGAAAGTTTGGCAAACATATATCTGTCACTATACTTTAAAGATGAAAATCTTTTAGAATATTACGACTACTTGAACGAGCTTAAAATAGAAGACATAAATTCAAGACTTATAAAGATGTTTGACAAAAATCAAATGGTAATATCCATAATAAATCCAAAGACGGCATAA
- a CDS encoding chemotaxis protein has protein sequence MSTKKEILLETGTGEAEVLEFRVGEGDYAINVIKIKEILEVDNISPVPKANASVIGLTMVRGAIIPLVDMKFVLTGEHTNKTRFTTLLCEFNQNQVAFCVDFVKGIQRVPWKNIQKPDAIIDDKGSLVIGNITFDNRIVMMLDFEKVVSDIAPATGINDERIEKIVKKDRSNLKVVLSDDSPLIRKVLFEALTKAGFSQLRFFNDGQQAWNYFEDLLERKGENFKDEVDILITDIEMPQMDGHTLTRKIKENPVLRSLPVVIFSSLITETLKHKGESVHVDAQLSKPEIENLVDVVDKLVG, from the coding sequence ATGAGCACAAAAAAAGAAATATTGTTGGAAACAGGTACAGGAGAAGCGGAGGTACTTGAATTTAGAGTAGGCGAAGGTGATTATGCCATAAACGTAATCAAGATAAAAGAAATATTGGAAGTAGACAACATATCACCCGTTCCAAAAGCAAATGCTTCAGTTATAGGTCTTACGATGGTGAGAGGCGCTATAATTCCGCTTGTAGATATGAAATTTGTTTTGACAGGAGAACATACAAACAAGACAAGATTTACGACTTTGTTATGCGAATTCAACCAAAATCAAGTAGCTTTTTGCGTAGATTTTGTAAAAGGAATTCAAAGAGTGCCTTGGAAAAACATACAAAAACCGGATGCAATAATAGATGATAAAGGTTCACTCGTTATAGGAAACATAACATTCGACAACAGAATCGTAATGATGCTCGACTTTGAAAAAGTTGTATCAGATATAGCACCGGCAACCGGAATAAACGATGAACGTATAGAAAAAATAGTAAAAAAAGACAGAAGCAACTTAAAAGTTGTACTTTCAGACGACTCTCCATTAATAAGAAAAGTATTATTTGAAGCACTTACAAAAGCAGGCTTTTCACAACTTAGATTCTTTAATGACGGACAACAAGCATGGAATTATTTTGAAGACTTGCTTGAAAGAAAAGGCGAAAACTTTAAAGATGAAGTGGATATCCTGATAACTGACATAGAAATGCCTCAAATGGACGGACATACCCTAACAAGAAAAATAAAAGAAAATCCTGTACTGAGAAGTCTACCTGTTGTAATATTCTCATCACTTATAACTGAAACACTTAAGCACAAAGGAGAAAGTGTACATGTGGACGCTCAACTTAGCAAGCCTGAAATAGAAAACTTGGTAGATGTAGTGGATAAACTGGTAGGATAA
- the rnfB gene encoding RnfABCDGE type electron transport complex subunit B produces the protein MSVIINSVVSLSVMGFAFAAGLAIASKKFAVEVDPKEEAILGVLPGANCGGCGFPGCGGLAAAIASGKAPVNGCPVGGAAVAEKVAVIMGVTAESGVRKVANVACNGTTENAVQKAKYLGIIDCKAATIAQSGQKGCTYGCMGFGTCVRACKFDAIYIGTDGVAHVDREKCVACGKCIEVCPKSIIDWIPENQQVYIFCRSREKGKDVKDVCSVGCIGCQLCVKSCPFGAMSFDNNLPTIDYDKCKQCNICVQKCPTHAIKGKEIKKKEPLSVKPAAPDDKKETDNNPPAEAKNEQVKEQKEVQETA, from the coding sequence ATGAGCGTAATAATAAATTCAGTAGTAAGTCTTTCAGTTATGGGATTTGCATTTGCGGCAGGACTTGCTATTGCATCAAAAAAATTTGCTGTTGAAGTAGATCCTAAAGAAGAGGCAATATTAGGAGTATTGCCGGGAGCAAACTGTGGAGGTTGCGGTTTTCCTGGTTGTGGAGGATTGGCAGCCGCTATAGCTTCAGGAAAAGCACCTGTAAATGGATGTCCTGTAGGTGGAGCAGCAGTAGCGGAAAAAGTTGCAGTTATAATGGGAGTTACAGCGGAATCAGGAGTTAGAAAAGTAGCAAATGTAGCTTGTAACGGTACTACTGAAAATGCAGTTCAAAAAGCAAAATATTTAGGGATAATAGATTGTAAAGCGGCAACAATAGCACAAAGCGGACAAAAAGGCTGTACATACGGTTGTATGGGATTTGGAACTTGTGTCAGAGCTTGTAAGTTTGATGCCATATATATAGGTACAGACGGAGTTGCACACGTAGATAGAGAAAAATGTGTTGCTTGCGGTAAATGTATAGAAGTTTGTCCAAAATCTATAATAGATTGGATACCTGAAAATCAACAAGTTTACATATTCTGTCGCTCAAGAGAAAAAGGAAAAGATGTAAAAGATGTATGTTCAGTAGGATGTATAGGCTGTCAACTATGTGTTAAGAGTTGCCCTTTTGGAGCCATGTCTTTTGACAACAACTTGCCTACTATAGATTATGACAAATGTAAACAATGTAATATATGTGTTCAAAAATGCCCTACACATGCAATAAAAGGTAAAGAAATAAAGAAAAAAGAACCTTTGAGTGTGAAACCGGCTGCACCGGATGATAAAAAAGAAACTGATAATAATCCTCCGGCAGAAGCAAAAAATGAACAGGTAAAAGAACAAAAAGAAGTGCAAGAAACAGCATAA
- a CDS encoding hydroxyacid dehydrogenase → MKCLVTELFNQSGIDVFEKNGVEVTLAYGKSIPEITDMVKDYEILVVRAETPVQKAMIDAGVKLKAIGMAGIGLNHIDVEYAKSKGIAVFNVPDGSTTAVSELAIGTMLNVLRKIGNANNFVKAGNWNKTGFTGNEIKNKTVGILSLGRIGFRVAEICLAFGAKEIVTYDPYLKQEVADKIGARILPLDEVLKVADIVSIHTPLTPETKHMIGKEQFALMKDGSFLFNLGRGGIVDEEALYDALTSGKLAGAGFDVMEQEPPAKDNKLFKLDNFSITCHIGAGTKEAQIYIADSLANQIMNYINK, encoded by the coding sequence ATGAAATGTCTTGTTACTGAACTTTTTAACCAATCCGGTATTGATGTATTTGAAAAAAACGGTGTAGAAGTTACACTTGCATACGGAAAATCTATCCCTGAAATAACAGATATGGTAAAAGATTATGAAATACTTGTAGTAAGAGCAGAAACACCTGTTCAAAAAGCTATGATAGATGCCGGTGTTAAACTTAAAGCAATCGGTATGGCTGGTATAGGATTAAATCACATAGACGTTGAATATGCAAAAAGCAAAGGAATAGCAGTATTTAATGTACCTGATGGAAGTACAACAGCAGTTTCAGAACTTGCAATAGGCACTATGCTTAATGTACTTAGAAAAATAGGAAACGCAAACAATTTCGTAAAAGCAGGAAACTGGAATAAAACAGGATTTACTGGAAATGAAATAAAAAATAAAACTGTAGGTATACTTTCTCTTGGAAGAATAGGATTCAGAGTTGCAGAAATATGCTTAGCATTCGGAGCAAAAGAAATCGTAACTTATGACCCTTACCTAAAACAAGAAGTAGCTGATAAAATAGGTGCAAGAATACTTCCTTTAGACGAAGTTCTAAAAGTAGCTGACATAGTATCAATACACACTCCACTTACTCCTGAAACTAAACATATGATAGGAAAAGAACAATTTGCACTTATGAAAGACGGTTCTTTCTTATTCAATTTAGGACGTGGCGGTATAGTTGATGAAGAAGCTCTTTATGATGCTCTTACATCCGGAAAATTAGCAGGTGCAGGTTTTGACGTTATGGAACAAGAACCTCCTGCAAAAGACAACAAATTATTCAAATTGGATAATTTCAGCATAACTTGCCATATAGGAGCAGGAACAAAAGAAGCTCAAATATATATAGCTGATTCACTTGCAAACCAAATAATGAATTATATAAATAAATAA
- a CDS encoding epoxyqueuosine reductase produces MSSIVKNSILNLNLPYEIEYAILNLEDEELLKSQQDFFGFLTNRKNDNLITSLESDDINSRVFAQNVLEDAKSIIVILFPYLTDEHSKNGNLSMYCMGVDYHISVRDMLCEIVKYIKNFHKDADFYIQSDTGTLNERFFAFYSGVGRLGINSMIFSDIYGSYVNIGLIVTDLLLDEKKSEKKYCDKCMACVKSCPGGAINGDFTINSYRCASYITQKKGELNEQEQRIIKKSKKIFGCDVCQNVCHFNNNVKTIPKNCDIIKTIKNEDIDELSNKKFKEKYILRAFNFRGKSVIKRNLDILKDD; encoded by the coding sequence ATGTCAAGTATAGTTAAAAATTCGATTTTGAATCTGAATTTGCCTTATGAAATAGAATATGCGATATTAAATTTGGAAGATGAAGAATTACTCAAGAGCCAACAAGATTTTTTTGGCTTTTTGACAAATAGAAAAAATGACAACTTGATAACATCGCTCGAAAGCGATGATATAAACTCGAGAGTTTTTGCACAAAATGTGCTTGAAGATGCAAAGAGTATAATAGTCATATTGTTTCCCTATCTTACAGATGAGCACAGCAAAAACGGAAATCTATCTATGTATTGTATGGGCGTGGACTATCACATATCTGTGAGGGATATGCTTTGCGAGATTGTAAAATATATCAAAAACTTTCATAAAGATGCAGATTTTTATATTCAGTCTGATACAGGCACGTTAAATGAAAGATTTTTCGCATTTTATAGTGGGGTAGGTAGACTTGGTATAAACTCCATGATTTTTAGCGATATATACGGGAGCTATGTGAATATTGGGCTTATAGTGACAGACTTGCTTTTAGATGAGAAAAAATCCGAGAAAAAATATTGCGACAAATGTATGGCTTGTGTGAAAAGCTGTCCGGGAGGAGCTATAAATGGCGATTTTACTATAAACAGTTATAGATGTGCCTCATATATCACACAGAAAAAAGGAGAGTTAAACGAGCAGGAGCAGAGGATAATTAAAAAGAGCAAAAAAATTTTCGGATGTGATGTATGTCAAAATGTGTGTCATTTTAATAATAATGTAAAAACTATTCCTAAAAATTGTGATATAATTAAGACTATAAAAAATGAAGATATAGATGAGTTGTCAAACAAAAAATTCAAAGAAAAATATATTTTAAGAGCGTTTAATTTTAGAGGAAAATCTGTTATAAAGCGCAATTTGGATATTTTGAAAGATGATTGA
- the rsxE gene encoding electron transport complex subunit RsxE, whose amino-acid sequence MGFFKALKNGIIDENPTFVQVLGMCPTLATTTSAMNGLGMGLSATVVLALSNLLTSMLRKIIPSKIRIPIFVVVIASFVTVVQFCLEAFVPPLYDALGLFIPLIVVNCIILARAEGFAYKNPPLASFGDGLGNGLGFTLALSILGAVREILGNGSIFGIDILGKIGYQPALIMILPPGAFLALGLLLAGFNKIKNKK is encoded by the coding sequence ATGGGATTTTTTAAAGCATTAAAAAATGGAATTATAGACGAAAATCCTACTTTCGTCCAAGTACTTGGTATGTGTCCGACGCTTGCCACAACAACATCAGCAATGAACGGACTCGGTATGGGATTATCGGCAACAGTCGTATTGGCGTTATCAAATTTGCTGACATCAATGCTTAGAAAGATAATACCTTCAAAAATAAGAATACCTATATTCGTAGTTGTTATAGCATCTTTCGTTACAGTTGTACAGTTTTGTTTAGAGGCTTTTGTACCTCCGCTATATGATGCACTCGGACTTTTTATACCACTTATAGTTGTTAACTGTATAATACTTGCAAGAGCTGAAGGCTTTGCATATAAAAATCCTCCTCTTGCATCATTCGGTGATGGTTTGGGAAACGGCTTAGGATTTACATTAGCGCTTTCAATATTAGGTGCAGTTAGAGAAATATTGGGAAACGGTTCAATATTTGGAATAGACATATTGGGAAAAATAGGATATCAACCGGCATTAATAATGATACTTCCACCGGGAGCATTCTTGGCACTTGGATTATTATTGGCAGGATTTAATAAAATTAAGAATAAAAAATAA
- the rsxA gene encoding electron transport complex subunit RsxA, giving the protein MKNILLILLISILVDNFCMSKFLGICPFLGVSKKVETAIGMGMAVTFVMVLASIITWLVQLLLNALGIQFTQTIAFILVIAALVQFVEMVIQKTSPTLYQSLGVYLPLITTNCAVLGVAILNIQNNYNLIETIFNGLGGALGFTLAIVLFAGIRERLELSDIPKTFEGFPIALISASLMAISFLGFSGLGK; this is encoded by the coding sequence ATGAAAAATATACTTTTGATACTCTTAATCTCCATACTTGTTGACAACTTTTGTATGTCGAAGTTTCTCGGTATATGCCCGTTCTTAGGCGTATCAAAAAAAGTTGAAACAGCAATAGGTATGGGTATGGCGGTTACATTCGTAATGGTATTGGCATCAATAATCACATGGCTTGTACAGTTATTATTGAACGCATTAGGTATACAGTTTACACAGACAATAGCTTTCATACTTGTAATAGCTGCACTTGTTCAATTCGTAGAGATGGTAATTCAAAAGACAAGTCCTACTCTATATCAATCATTGGGAGTTTATCTTCCTCTTATAACTACAAACTGTGCAGTGCTTGGGGTAGCTATACTTAACATACAAAATAATTATAACTTGATAGAAACTATATTCAACGGTTTAGGTGGAGCATTAGGCTTTACACTTGCGATAGTATTATTTGCAGGAATAAGAGAGAGATTGGAGCTGTCAGATATACCGAAAACATTTGAAGGTTTTCCGATAGCACTTATATCAGCATCACTTATGGCAATATCATTCCTCGGATTTAGTGGATTAGGAAAGTAG
- the leuB gene encoding 3-isopropylmalate dehydrogenase, translating to MNTDVVLIKGDGVGPEIVDQAVKAIHAVEKKYSHKFNFNEYLMGESAYKVYKKTLPDSTLDACKKCKNILFGVVGSPTLDLDEEKKPVKALFDIRTELDLFTDLRPIRIDKRLSNQALLKSEYIEDGVDILIVRELTAGLYIGEHKISGEGDNRFATDLMYYDFKQIDRITSRAFEMARRRRKKITLVDKANVLATSKLWRLIFDDYAKKNPDITVERMYIDTATMQLIRRACEFDVILSENMFGDIISDEAGILSGFVGLIPYASIGENNCMCGPTHGSANDIAGKNIVNPMASILSAGLMLRYGFNLNDEADDIDEAVYSVLAQGYRAGISSHNKDSSLKYVGTDTIGDLVAEKILMNC from the coding sequence ATGAATACAGATGTTGTACTTATAAAGGGTGACGGTGTAGGCCCTGAAATTGTAGATCAAGCTGTAAAAGCTATACACGCTGTCGAAAAAAAATATTCTCATAAATTTAACTTTAACGAATATTTAATGGGAGAAAGCGCATATAAGGTTTATAAAAAAACTCTGCCTGACAGCACTCTTGATGCCTGCAAAAAATGTAAAAATATATTATTCGGAGTTGTAGGCAGCCCTACTCTTGACCTTGATGAAGAAAAAAAGCCTGTAAAAGCATTGTTTGACATAAGAACGGAACTTGACTTGTTTACAGATTTAAGACCTATCAGAATAGACAAGAGGCTTTCAAATCAAGCCTTGCTAAAAAGCGAATACATAGAAGATGGTGTAGATATACTTATAGTAAGAGAATTGACAGCAGGACTTTATATAGGTGAGCATAAAATCTCAGGAGAAGGCGATAACAGATTTGCCACTGATTTAATGTACTACGATTTTAAGCAAATTGACAGAATAACATCAAGAGCGTTTGAGATGGCAAGGCGCAGAAGAAAAAAAATAACCTTGGTGGATAAAGCCAATGTGCTTGCTACATCTAAGCTGTGGAGATTGATATTCGATGATTATGCAAAGAAAAACCCTGACATAACAGTGGAACGTATGTATATAGATACGGCTACTATGCAACTCATAAGACGTGCATGTGAGTTTGATGTAATATTATCAGAAAATATGTTCGGTGATATAATATCTGATGAAGCAGGTATATTATCAGGTTTTGTAGGACTTATACCATATGCAAGCATCGGCGAAAATAACTGTATGTGCGGCCCTACTCACGGCTCCGCAAATGATATAGCCGGCAAAAATATAGTCAATCCTATGGCAAGCATATTATCAGCAGGCCTTATGCTTCGATACGGCTTTAACTTAAATGATGAGGCTGACGATATAGATGAGGCTGTATACAGTGTACTTGCACAAGGCTATAGAGCAGGCATTTCTTCTCATAACAAAGACAGCTCTTTAAAATATGTAGGAACAGATACAATCGGTGATTTGGTCGCTGAAAAAATACTTATGAATTGTTAA
- the nth gene encoding endonuclease III — MNKYKAIIEILKEMYPDATCELNHNTPYELLVATILSAQSTDKRVNIVTKDLFKVADTPEKMVKLGEEKLKEYIRTIGFFNTKSKNLISMSRDLIQKYNSEVPKTMEELTSLAGVGRKTANVVMSNCFKVPAIAVDTHVFRLAHRLGFSAQEDVYKVEMDLQKKIAKKDWTLAHHMLIFHGRYTCKAKNPLCEECNLKEYCLYYKNLLKKKS, encoded by the coding sequence TTGAATAAATACAAGGCTATAATTGAAATCTTAAAAGAGATGTATCCGGATGCTACTTGTGAGCTCAATCACAATACACCTTATGAATTGCTTGTAGCAACAATACTGTCCGCTCAATCTACGGATAAGAGAGTAAACATAGTCACAAAAGACTTGTTCAAAGTGGCTGATACACCTGAAAAGATGGTGAAATTAGGCGAAGAAAAACTTAAAGAATATATAAGGACAATAGGTTTTTTTAATACAAAATCAAAAAATTTAATATCAATGTCGAGAGATTTGATACAAAAATATAATTCTGAAGTGCCAAAGACCATGGAGGAGTTAACATCACTTGCTGGAGTTGGTCGAAAGACTGCAAATGTAGTCATGAGCAACTGTTTCAAAGTGCCGGCGATTGCAGTCGATACGCACGTTTTCAGATTGGCACACAGATTAGGTTTTTCAGCTCAAGAAGATGTCTATAAAGTTGAGATGGATTTGCAAAAAAAGATTGCAAAAAAAGACTGGACTCTCGCACATCATATGCTTATATTTCATGGCAGATATACATGTAAAGCTAAAAATCCTCTATGTGAAGAGTGTAATCTCAAGGAATATTGTTTATATTATAAAAATCTACTTAAAAAGAAGAGTTAA